A region of the Culex quinquefasciatus strain JHB chromosome 1, VPISU_Cqui_1.0_pri_paternal, whole genome shotgun sequence genome:
TTAATTTGCTCTACTTGTTGCGCTCAATTAAACCTTGCCACTGAGTACTACGCCTCACAGGAAGAGATCGTGGAGGAGTCGGGAAGGTGCACGCGACCCTCTCAATAGGTCAAAACACTGAACAGTAGTACAACGCAAATAACCGCTACGCACTCGAACTCATGTGTTATCACGTCCCGAATGGTAAACAAAATCGCTAATCGCTCAAGCAACACTAACATCAACAACCAAGCAGAGAGGTGTTGCTGGACACCGCGACGAGTAGCCTAAACACAACGATCGCGAGAGGAGACTGGAACGAGAAGGAGCGCGAGATGATGCAAGAACAGCAAACAACACAAGAACGAACACGAATCGGAGGAGGCGACGACAAAACACGACCAACGCGATCGAGGGTTTGCTaagaactgctgctgctggcaatCCAACTGAGTTCGCAGCAGCAGGTTGATGAATGGTTGTTGTTGATGCTGCTTTGAATGAGAATGTGGGAGAGCTGAGAGAAGAGAAGCATAGCGGTACGATACGTGGTCTCTTgccttgattttcttttttttgaaaatttgttgtttttttttattatcacgAAATAtagtgtgagtgtgtgagtgGCGCTGactggcagcgaaattatgaaaatcttaAGTTTCAGACTGAAGtcatgctattttttttttctctctttctatTAGGAGGTGACAAACCTCAAACCccaaataacagaaagtgttattaaATCTTCTGGCTAAATCCATTTATGCAGAAGAGTttgataacagtttatgttctTAACACAACaacatttgttattggtctaatATTTGTTGAAAGAGGTTAATAATTTTGCTAGTAACATTTTATGTcatttaaaacaagttttgttattcgcaGAACTTctacgaataaaaaaaaatattattttattacttATTCGTGTTATTCCGATTTTAAAGGAAGATTGCTCAAAACAAAGACTTatcaatacaaaaatggtaatattaaaaaatctgtatccagGAAAGAAATTTTCAGATTGATTTTGTGTCTTAAGCAATGTTGTAAGAGAATAGTGTCCTAAAGTccgatgtaaatttttatgtaaagcggtaaaaaacacgattaaatctcatttctgatcacttttttccattttcatgcaacaaaattatttgacaAGACATCTTtttatggatcaactatggtccccttggaatcaGCTGTCAACTAGGATGTTTTCTGTCGAGAAGGATcgctaagttatttttttttaattgaataaaatatccATATTAAATCCTTTACggtcgtacaaagtgtcattgtactcaggAAAATAAGCTACATCACTGAaaccagggtggccaccagatttggattttcaatttcccggttttttcccggttttctcccgaggcCAGAAGGATTTTTTCCATatagttttaaatcaaattacaatgttttttataGACTGACGTTagtatcaaaatactttttgaacgcatacaCAACGTATACATTTGGTTCAATACTTTTATTtctcaagaaagctttcaaattgAGTGCAAGTAAGAAAccgtttttaaatagtttttagtCCAAATCCTTAATTTCCATAATGCTTGTGATTTTTCATCTCCAtgctccacaattttttaacttaaaatcattaaaaaatcgttttgtattaaatttaagAACTACATAAATTATTACTGGAAAGCAGGAAATAGCATTTACAATGTTGGGTATGAGTATGGGtagaaaagatttgcaaaagactacaacatttatgcaaataatcttcagttttgaaaaagcttttgtaCATTCAAGAAGAACGATTCTTCCAGAGAAAAAGTGCCATATATTTAAGCAATCGGtaacttaaaacattttttgctgatCGATTTAGTATCTTCGGCAAGGATTAAGGTATTGATGAGATGTTTTCTAGAAAATGTAACTGTCCAAAAAACACCCCTCTGAGTTGGCCTGTACTTCAACCCCTCATCGCGACTCCCAGATCGCGCAAACATAAACATTATTCTCGATACATCCTTTGTAAGAGCCGtgccaaatttattgaaaaaaaaaagaaaaaataaacatgtttggatgtttttaaattgttgagtATACACAGaatggtaaaaaaaacaattgaccGTGCTGCGATTTTCTGAACAACACAACCGAAACAGTCAAAATTCagttaatctttttttacggaattttcagatgagaattaaataaaacccaacaaaaactcatttttttctgtttgaattaaaataactaatgaCTATTATGCAGTCATTTGCATTATGCAAAATATTGTAGTTTTAAAttatctgaaaattttatttaaaatttaaattacaatttaaaaataaattttaaaagaaagatattttttcaaatgttctgAATTTGAACACAATTTGATATGCATTTAACTGTTGAAAGACccccaaaaaaaacaaaataaaaatatcttaaataccaaatatttccgacattttaaaattatacaaaagtactcaaatctgatttaaaaatacaagcaCAAAGTTTCATAGCAATTTGTCCTTAATAATTTGTTTGACTGAGAAAGCCAAAAATCATCTTATAAAATActactgaaaacagatttttgaaattccaccaaatgttttacagtaaaaattgtaaacagtccgtctcgattatccgaaggtttgaacaataaaaaacaattcgtatttttttattttcttacttttaacatcaaattcgagttcagcgacttaATTTTAGTCACTGTTGattggttgattgcctattaaatttaaaaatgcattttttcaatatttcattttagccattttgaccgccatcttggatttcataattcttaataattttaaaatagtttaggctggtacaaattttatttaaagtttttgtctcctcccttcaaaattggctcgaaaaatcagggggcaattttttttcaagagacttcaaaattataatgaaaatttaagtagaatcaactgaaatcaattttagatCTATTCACCtgcgttcagaatcattttaagcatgtttgggttgatttaaaaatcatttgaatttttgaaaattcccgatgtttattattttttttcgctaaaatttttgttttcgtcaaattttacattatttgaaaattaatgattgcaaaacaactgaactagtgtaaaatgcattttaaaacactttctcCATGCAAATGTGGAAACTGTGGttctttatttcaatatttatattttttccgaggccttcggataatcgagcctgaactgtattcttatttttaacGGCGCACATCATGCTAAGCTTTTTGCACCACGATTTTCGGTACgcaaattttagtatcttcgaAATAATGGGAACTATCGGTTATTTATTCCCTAAAGTTACtgtctacaaaaaaaataaagcagatTTTTACTCTTTTTACAATCATATTGTTGAAGGGTTaaatccgtaagtttgacaattttggaataaaaagaaaacaactTCCTTGGCTGCTGTGCACCCTCAAATTGATATTGAAAtacataataaaatataaataaattgtttattGTGCTTATGAAATTCAATACTTATTGCAATAAGACTTCAAAAATCATAGCGCTGATTAAATTTTCTATTGAACCGCGAACTTGATCGGAAAAATTGCAGCTtatcaaacatttgttttttttaaaccgggTCCGGTGGTGTAATGGTAATCGTAGTTGCTTCTCCCCCTCGCCAAAGAAATATATCATGGAAtactcaacaacaaaaaaacaaccaaatCCTAGTAGCTTGAGTCTattacacaaattcaaacattattttcccgaattcttcatttagaataactagAATAATATTCCAATAGATAAAAGTATACGTTGAAGTCATTTAAGAGTAATTTGTCGAATTTTAaccaaacttaaaatattttcccggtttgtcagtccccgagtttttcccggttttctcccggtggaataaattcccgggtttttcccggttttcccggttttttcccgagatGGCCACCCTGCTGAAACTGTAATAtcaccaattgggtcctaaagccagacatgcatcggcactaagagCTCTTTTTAACGGTTCTCAGCTTGTTCTAGTTGGCATTTAAGTTTAACgaatgttatgcttgttgccaGTTAAAAACGTCTTGTTTTTAGCAttaataatgtgtagaaaacattgttTCATTGGAAAAACCGACTTCAGGTATATTTTCATGTGACTGTTCTCataagctctcaagaagaacgTCTTAAAAGCTGTTTGAGTGCACTTAACGGTTCTTACCCTATATCTCACTTGGTTTATAATATAGCCTCTCAGGGTATTCGGGAGCCTTAAAGATAAGCGAAATTAGTGTACTCATaacactggcacaacatgctgggaaTCATCTACGCcaaatgccaaataaaagaggagttagagcggatgcacgtctgcctaaagccctatgtaaatttttgtgtacaacggttaaaaacacgaataaaaaccatttctgatcactttttttttattttcgtgcaacaaaattatttgacaagtaaactatttttgaggGGTCAACTATGCTCTCCTAgtgtcctaaaattaagcttaaatttgtgatattattgttcacaacgataacgCTTATTTTTCAGAGTACAATGACCATTTGTACGACCGAAAaggatttaaaatcatttttttaaatcaatttaaaataaataacttcgcggcccttcttgacagaaaaggtcctacttgacagctcatcccaaggggaccatagttgattcataaaaaaatgttttcttgtcaatttacttttttgcattaaaattaaagaagaatggttttaatcgtgttttataCCGTTGAAAAGAAAAATTGACATAGAGCTTTAGGACACTATAAGAATGGAACTTCATTCGAATGAGCGATTCCGTATGCCCTAATTTGAACGACTGGCAGCTGTCAAAAGTTGGTCAAAAGTCAATGTATGTAGATTAGCaaggtaaggcgggttttccagctgtcaaaatagtaagttagcacgaaacctggattttatatggagatttggagaaatgtgaaaatttgaccattttccgggcaaatttcaccggatttttttttctgtggggttgttaagcatgccaaactAAACCGAAATacgcttttaaaacaaaaatatgttttcaaaacaataaatttaactacACGCGTTTTTCTGTTCTGTTTGGAATGTGTAACAACCCTGCAGAAAAAATCCAACGAAATTTGCCGGGAAAATggtaaaaatttcacttttctgaaaatctccatataaaatccggatttcgtgctaactattttgacagctgggaaaTCCCGCCTaaccttatctaatctacataccttgacTTTTGACCAACTTTTGACAGCTGCCAGTCGTTCAAATTAGGGCATACGGAATCAGGCCCGTGATACTGACGTAGCTTGCTGAAGCCGCCACCAAATGTTTGGTGGCGCTGTTTCGGGAATAACATTTCAGAGggtcacaaatcaaaatataataagtcttatttatttttttggaaaatagtccTGTAGCTGCTCATATTGattcttttcattaaaataaaccataaatGCCGCTAACAACAATATATGTTTAGCATTAGGTCTCACGCAAAGCTTCCCAGCAGGTGTCTTTTTCAAATCCTCTGAAATGTCTTCCGCAAATTCTTATTTGGCCAATGAACTTACAGATCATCATAATGTTAATTTAAATCTACAATTTGAGGCGGTTGAGCTCAACCATGTTGTTGGGaaaccttaagagcgagtccacgaacagggcccATTGTTAGGGACGTTGTGGGGCTCACATTGTGGGGCTTTACAAAAAAGCATGTTTTTGAgtcaaacaaaccaacttctaTGGTACCCCGTGGTTTGAATTTGTTGGTAAATTTTCGACATGAAAGCCAGAACAGCTGTTTTTGgacataaaagttcaaatttagaaactaattttgtttttttgtgtatattccaactgaaacaaattaaaaaatattcaaatattgtgcaaaaacattgctaaaatcacttctcaattcaccccatgtgtctcGATTTGCCCCGGATAATGGTacacatttaatttcattttaactaacgaaacaaaaataaagaaaaaaaatattttcgtcctTTCGATTTTGCGCCCTTTTCGTCATGTTACTCCCCATAATTTTGACACTAGACACCAAAACTTTGGTACTTTTTAGGCTTCAGTGACATTGTATGCAGATGACAGCCGAAGCATCCCCGTGTACGGAATCGCTCATTCGAATGAAGTTCCATTCTTATAGTGTCCTAAAGCTCtatgtcaatttggtcaaaagTAAAAATTCAAATGCTCGGAAATCGATGAACAACCTGGTTTAAATGTCAACATTAGTTAGGCAActgtttttgacgtttgagtgtttGAGTGAACGTTTGAATTAGCGAACAGGATTAATTAATAGACTCTGTgtaaattttactcaaatatgGAAACATTTGAGcggttttattattaaaaaaatattagtgaggCACCCTGACGGAGTACGGAGCCCGTTCACCAATCAACATCCGCGAACGCACTCCAAATCCCAAATCAACAAAAACCATCtgtttttgacagttctcccattTCCCTCTCATCCGCCGCGCAGTCAGACGGGTTCAGTTCAGTCTCTCGCGTGCGGTTGCATTCATCGTTTCGGCATCATCCTTCCTTGACTCCCTCTCTCTCCGATCAAAATTATTATTCCACCGCGGTGCCACCGAGGAGAAGAAAGTCGCGCTCGGCCACACTAACTAAATTTCATTAGTCAGTCCTCCTGTCTAGTCTGCGTCGCGAAACGCCGAATTAAAAAGCAAAACGAAAAACAGAAATCGGTGTTGAGGGGGGTCCCATAAAAACTAACTGTTTTGTGTTCGATTTGAGACCGTTCGCCGTCGTCGTTGGTCGAATTTATGTGGTGTGGCCTACTGTGAGTGGTGTCGTATcgggacattttttgttttatcaatttgcaAACATCACATTGTGGAACGTGttttttaaatgtgcaaatttggtttaaaagttATCATTATTTAGAAAGTTTAATTTAGCTTCTGTATGTTTTGATGTATGGATTAAGTTGTGAAATTAAATTGTGGCTTGTTATGTGGCTCGTTGTACCGTCTATTACGCACTTCGTCATCAATTGAGcatagaaaaatctaaaaatgagTGTTATTGATTTTATCTTCAGGTAATCATAATAGAGTTTGTTGAACGCAATTTTCCATCAAGATATATTGCTTTTTTCGCACAACAAATAGGGTGCTTTTCGCTTTCTCCTCGTTCAGATGtgcatttaaaaatagaacATTAAAAAACGGCTATAGCGCAGCAAATGTCGcaatatgttgttttttttgttcgttcttTGGTATGGcttcagcaacagcagcagcatcacaGTGAGAGAaacagagagggagagagagtgcGGAAAGGACTGTCAGTCTATCAATTTCGACACACCTGTCCTGGCCTGGCTGGCCGGTCCTGAAGAAAATGTGAACACGATCCTCGAACAAGGTGGAAAGTCAAAGTAGTTCTGTCACAGACATAATCGGAATGGCGCAGAGACTTATGTAAAACCTTGATCGACTGCATTCCAGAAGTTGAAGGAGTGTGGGAGTGCGGGCAACACTGTCCAGGAGCACTTGATTCTACGTCTGTGTTTGGGAAACGCTACACTGGTTGCTGTCATTGCACACGCATATTcaaactcacttaaatgtactcATAAATGGAGTTTGAGTTTATTTCACCCATTTTTCATGGAATTTTGAGTGAGATAGACTCAACACTTGAAATTTAGAACATTTGACCTTTCCAAAATTCAAttgtttttgatgaaatttgagtcattttgaatgatcatgtcgACAGAACATTAAAAACTCCAAATCGAGTCGACACCATTTGCAATTTAATTATTCCGCGCGCTCTCACCGCAACGTGCCCACGTTTTGCTCTCCCTTGTATATGCTCTCTGTTTACTACTTCAATGCCTTCATCCTGTCCGTCTTGTCGTATGCTGTTTATGTAACTTGACGTTTTACGCAAAGTCGCTTTTCCTCTGGTGCTGCTGCGTGTGTTTTTTTGAGGATTTCTCGCAAATTTTTTAACCCACAATCTTAATTCGTCGAGTTGGAAAGTTTGCCCACAGTAGATAGTAGGCCGTTGACCATTACCGGAGCCTGCGATCCGGAACGATccaccctaaaccaagtcggaGGTAAGAGCGCGCAGCATGCCATGCCATTACAACTCCTCAGCTGTCTGTCAGCCTCCGTCGCATCGGTAGCTTGGatgacctgattttttttctctcctgaTCGTTGTTGTAGCCTGCCTGAATCTTTAGTGTCATTTTTGCGTAgttgaaagtagtttcaattagTCATTTCACCACATTGCGTCATTCTGTGCGCGCATCTGGCATTTTCTCATGTTTCATCTCCAAACTATTCTCATTTTCCCCCTTAGAGTTTTGTTTACTTTAATGATTCTAAACGTGATAATTGATCTGTGAAAGTTGAATCTGTGTCAACGCGATTCTGTCCTGAATTCAGTGCATCGAATTGTAAATACGAGTTCCGGTCAGCGATCTTTCGTTCACACCTTTCTGCACGATCTTTGCCGTTGGTCACGCTGGGATGAACTTTCTTTCCTTTCCAAAATGATGTAGTGATGAAAAATGGGTGACCACACTCAAGAGTGTACGTGACAGATCAACCTGTCAAAGTACACGCACGCCAAACTTACTTAAAGTTGAGTGAAATCAagcttttttatgatttttgtttttcatgtcTGATTAATTTGTTCCATTGTAAGTTTGAGTAGGATTTAGTTGTATCTGAACTTGTAGTAGAGAAAGCACatctttattttaattgttttgtttagCTTTTCGCTGTTTGTTTCCCTTTCCAGCAGTTCAATTATGCATTATGCGAACATTGCGTGGCACATGCATTGAAAGTAAAACTGTTTAATAACACTACTTTCTCCGCCCCTTACATAGCTGGCAGATCATCCTTCAGCCGCTGTTCAAGATGATTCGGCGTCTGTTTAGTACCCTGATAGCGGACTATCCGCCGGTCGGGGAGTTCCTCCCGGCGGCGCCACCCCCCAACGGAGGACCACATCAAGCGTCCGCCGCTAGTGCCACGTTCCGCGCGTCCCAGCTCGAGTCACTCAACTGGCTGCACTCGGTTTCGCCGTGCTTTCCCGTGTCCGGCGACCGGATCGACATCATCCAGGAACCGGCACTGTTCTACGATACGCTTGTGGCGAAATGTGCCGGTGCCAAGCGGCGGATCATGTTGGCCAGTTTATATTTGGGGATCGGAAGTCTCGAGACGAGATTGGTTGACGCAATTCACGCCAACATGAAGAAAAATACGAGGTTGACGGTGGACGTGCTGCTGGATTTCACCCGGGGAACCCGCGGAGAAAGAAACTCCCAGACGACCCTGATGCCACTGCTCGAGGAGAGCGACAACTGCCGGCTATCGCTGTATCATACGCCGGTTCTACGAGGGATCACCAAACGGCTGGCGCCACCTCGGTGGAACGAACTGCTCGGCATCCAGCACATGAAGCTGTACCTGGTGGACGATACGGTCATCATCAGCGGGGCGAACCTCTCGAACGATTACTTCACCAACCGCCAGGACCGGTACGTGATGATCGAGGACCGTGGCCTCGCGGATTTCTACGCAAACTTCCTGAAAAAGGTGCAGGAGTTTAGCCTCAAGGTGGACCGAACGGGCGAAGCCAAGCTGCACGAGAACTGGAACATGCTTCCGTACAAGAGCGCCCAGGTGGACTTTGCCACGGAAGCACGCGAGCGCATCCGGAGCTACTTCCGGGGCGTGATGGACCGCCAGCGAAGCATTTGCGATGAGGATAAAGGTTTGTCTGGTctgtttttgagtatttttacaaatgaaaacgaacttttttttctattttagcgTCGGACACGTGGATTTTTCCACTGATAGAAATGGGCCAGCTCGGCATCCACCATGACAGTTTGGCCACGCGAAATTTGCTCTCCGGCTGCTTGAAGGACTCGCAGCTTAAGCTGGCAACCGGGTACTTTAATCTGACCGAAACCTACATGGACACACTGACGAAGGATTGCCAGGCCGAGTGCTGCATCCTGATGGCGCATCCAAACGTGAGTTCTGACTAGTTTCTCGCGAGCGTGCAGCCACCGTTAAACGACCAAAACTGACAGCCACGCAAATGGGGTACGTTCACGCACTAACTGTCAATTTCCCTTCCAGGCGAACGGCTTCCTCGGCGCGAAAGGTCCGGCCGGTGGCATCCCGGCCGCTTACTCGCTCATCGCGAAAAAGTTCCACCAAAAGCTGAAAGAGTCCGGCCAGGACCACCGCGTGTCCCTGCTCGAGTACGAACGCACCGGTTGGACGTACCACGCCAAGGGTCTCTGGTACTACCTCCCAGGTTCGACCCTGCCCAACCTAACCCTCATCGGATCGTCCAACTTTGGCGAGCGGTCCGTCAACCGGGACCTGGAGGCGCAGATCTGCCTCGTCACGACCAACGGGGGCCTGCAGCGGAAGCTGCAAGCCGAGTACGACAACATCCTGCAGCATTCGGCCGCGGCCGAAACGGAACGACCGGTGCCGCGCTGGGTACGCGCCGTCGTCGGACTGTTTAGGAACTTTTTCTAAGGAGGGGTGGGAGGAGGTgccattcaatatttttttcgaaatcccGGTGATTACTGACTGCTGGTGGTACCTTTTACTGTGAAGTTTAGCGAATAGTTCAGTGTTTGTTGACGAGAAGCGCGAGGAGTGTGTGTTGAGCACGGTTTATTTGTTGAAGATTTGTTACGGAAGCACAAAGACAAAGTTgaaatacaatttcaaaaaaattaaaacagcttAAAACTTTAATCAAAATATCTTCCAAAGTGTTTGCCTGCAGCGAAGCCGTAATTCTCAAACCGGTACTACTACTACTTAGTCAATACAGAGATCACGTTGTTATAGTTTTACATATCTAGAGCAAAGGGAATTATAGtcaataaacaaatattttcgtgTATTTGAGCCGCTAGCGAGAAattatcaacaaaataaaacagaagAATCTAATAAATTTTGACGAGCATGCTGTTCAACAAACCGAGTTTGATTTAATTcacatttcccaaaaaaatattattaatttgatttaaaaatcatatatTCGTCGTATCGACGTTTCGATGCGAACtatcaacaaaaatcttttaaaaatcaaagaaattccATTTCAACATTAGCGTGTAaatgtttctcgaaaattcACAAACATTTCTTGAAAAACTATAGGAAAAGACCAAAAACGTCAAAACTGGGAGTCTTCTagtttacaaacaaagttttaaataataaaataccacCTTAACTgtaaatttgtaatatttttcacCTACGtaatatttttaggaccttcacaaaaaaacgttacttaatccacccttaggtggttggtgccttcctcacaattaaAGGGTACTGCTATccaaatagatacaaaagggcagacctttcagtgttttatcaacttgattca
Encoded here:
- the LOC6032649 gene encoding CDP-diacylglycerol--glycerol-3-phosphate 3-phosphatidyltransferase, mitochondrial isoform X1; the encoded protein is MSVIDFIFSWQIILQPLFKMIRRLFSTLIADYPPVGEFLPAAPPPNGGPHQASAASATFRASQLESLNWLHSVSPCFPVSGDRIDIIQEPALFYDTLVAKCAGAKRRIMLASLYLGIGSLETRLVDAIHANMKKNTRLTVDVLLDFTRGTRGERNSQTTLMPLLEESDNCRLSLYHTPVLRGITKRLAPPRWNELLGIQHMKLYLVDDTVIISGANLSNDYFTNRQDRYVMIEDRGLADFYANFLKKVQEFSLKVDRTGEAKLHENWNMLPYKSAQVDFATEARERIRSYFRGVMDRQRSICDEDKASDTWIFPLIEMGQLGIHHDSLATRNLLSGCLKDSQLKLATGYFNLTETYMDTLTKDCQAECCILMAHPNANGFLGAKGPAGGIPAAYSLIAKKFHQKLKESGQDHRVSLLEYERTGWTYHAKGLWYYLPGSTLPNLTLIGSSNFGERSVNRDLEAQICLVTTNGGLQRKLQAEYDNILQHSAAAETERPVPRWVRAVVGLFRNFF
- the LOC6032649 gene encoding CDP-diacylglycerol--glycerol-3-phosphate 3-phosphatidyltransferase, mitochondrial isoform X3, coding for MIRRLFSTLIADYPPVGEFLPAAPPPNGGPHQASAASATFRASQLESLNWLHSVSPCFPVSGDRIDIIQEPALFYDTLVAKCAGAKRRIMLASLYLGIGSLETRLVDAIHANMKKNTRLTVDVLLDFTRGTRGERNSQTTLMPLLEESDNCRLSLYHTPVLRGITKRLAPPRWNELLGIQHMKLYLVDDTVIISGANLSNDYFTNRQDRYVMIEDRGLADFYANFLKKVQEFSLKVDRTGEAKLHENWNMLPYKSAQVDFATEARERIRSYFRGVMDRQRSICDEDKASDTWIFPLIEMGQLGIHHDSLATRNLLSGCLKDSQLKLATGYFNLTETYMDTLTKDCQAECCILMAHPNANGFLGAKGPAGGIPAAYSLIAKKFHQKLKESGQDHRVSLLEYERTGWTYHAKGLWYYLPGSTLPNLTLIGSSNFGERSVNRDLEAQICLVTTNGGLQRKLQAEYDNILQHSAAAETERPVPRWVRAVVGLFRNFF
- the LOC6032649 gene encoding CDP-diacylglycerol--glycerol-3-phosphate 3-phosphatidyltransferase, mitochondrial isoform X2; amino-acid sequence: MWCGLLWQIILQPLFKMIRRLFSTLIADYPPVGEFLPAAPPPNGGPHQASAASATFRASQLESLNWLHSVSPCFPVSGDRIDIIQEPALFYDTLVAKCAGAKRRIMLASLYLGIGSLETRLVDAIHANMKKNTRLTVDVLLDFTRGTRGERNSQTTLMPLLEESDNCRLSLYHTPVLRGITKRLAPPRWNELLGIQHMKLYLVDDTVIISGANLSNDYFTNRQDRYVMIEDRGLADFYANFLKKVQEFSLKVDRTGEAKLHENWNMLPYKSAQVDFATEARERIRSYFRGVMDRQRSICDEDKASDTWIFPLIEMGQLGIHHDSLATRNLLSGCLKDSQLKLATGYFNLTETYMDTLTKDCQAECCILMAHPNANGFLGAKGPAGGIPAAYSLIAKKFHQKLKESGQDHRVSLLEYERTGWTYHAKGLWYYLPGSTLPNLTLIGSSNFGERSVNRDLEAQICLVTTNGGLQRKLQAEYDNILQHSAAAETERPVPRWVRAVVGLFRNFF